In Chloroflexota bacterium, one DNA window encodes the following:
- the rplO gene encoding 50S ribosomal protein L15, whose amino-acid sequence MKLHELRPPEGATKKRKRLARGNSGKGGTYAGRGRKGQNARSGGGVRPYFEGGQLPLVRRLPHHRGFTNIWKIYYAPINLERLTVFEAGAEVTPESLAEAGLIKSPRQPVVILGKGEIDRPLKVRAHRFSASAREKILAAGGTVEEIPLVKIRKVRPRSSE is encoded by the coding sequence ATGAAGCTGCACGAACTGCGTCCACCCGAAGGCGCGACGAAGAAGCGCAAGCGATTGGCACGCGGCAATTCCGGCAAGGGGGGGACCTACGCCGGCCGCGGGCGCAAGGGACAGAACGCCCGCTCCGGTGGCGGGGTGCGACCCTATTTCGAGGGTGGCCAGTTGCCCCTGGTTCGGCGGCTGCCGCATCATCGCGGTTTCACCAACATCTGGAAGATCTACTACGCGCCGATCAACCTGGAGCGCCTGACCGTGTTCGAGGCCGGCGCCGAGGTCACGCCAGAGTCCCTGGCGGAGGCCGGATTGATCAAGTCGCCCCGACAGCCGGTGGTGATCCTGGGCAAAGGGGAGATCGATCGGCCGTTGAAGGTGCGCGCCCATCGGTTCTCCGCGAGCGCCAGGGAGAAGATCCTGGCCGCTGGCGGCACGGTGGAGGAGATCCCGTTGGTGAAGATACGGAAGGTGCGGCCGCGCTCTAGCGAGTAG
- the rpmD gene encoding 50S ribosomal protein L30 has protein sequence MAGKGTKRLRITWVKSAIGYSRRQKATVRALGLRRLGDVVEQEDTPVVRGMIDKVQHLVQVEEVEE, from the coding sequence ATGGCCGGGAAAGGGACGAAGCGGCTGCGCATCACATGGGTGAAGAGCGCCATCGGGTACTCCCGTCGGCAGAAGGCGACGGTGCGTGCCCTGGGATTGCGTCGTCTGGGGGATGTTGTGGAGCAGGAGGATACTCCTGTGGTGCGTGGCATGATCGACAAGGTTCAACATCTGGTGCAAGTGGAAGAGGTTGAGGAATGA
- a CDS encoding adenylate kinase, with amino-acid sequence MAATTEPLYIVLLGAPGAGKGTQARMLSEELGIAHIASGDLFREHLNNQTELGRLAKGYMDRGELVPDDVTIRMVMERLERPDCEKGAILDGFPRTVAQARALDEELSARGRRVSVAPYIKVGEEALVARLSGRWICRKCQATYHTLFNPPKQPGVCDLCGGELYQRSDDTEETVRRRLQVYFEQTLPLIDYYRERGVLVEIDGEQDIPSVYRDLLAAVRQAV; translated from the coding sequence GTGGCGGCCACAACGGAGCCTCTATACATCGTGCTGTTGGGAGCGCCTGGGGCCGGAAAAGGGACCCAGGCTCGTATGCTGAGCGAGGAGTTGGGCATCGCTCATATCGCCTCGGGAGATCTGTTCCGAGAGCACCTGAACAATCAGACGGAGCTGGGGCGCCTGGCGAAGGGGTATATGGATCGCGGCGAGCTGGTGCCGGACGACGTGACCATCCGGATGGTGATGGAGCGGTTGGAGCGCCCGGATTGCGAGAAGGGGGCGATCCTGGATGGGTTCCCCCGGACGGTGGCCCAGGCTCGTGCGCTGGACGAGGAGCTGAGCGCCAGGGGGCGCCGTGTGAGCGTGGCCCCCTACATCAAGGTGGGCGAGGAGGCGCTCGTCGCCCGGCTGTCCGGGCGCTGGATCTGTCGCAAGTGCCAGGCGACCTATCATACGCTGTTCAACCCGCCCAAGCAGCCCGGCGTGTGCGACCTGTGCGGTGGCGAGCTGTACCAGCGGAGCGACGATACCGAGGAGACCGTCCGTCGCCGCCTGCAGGTGTACTTTGAGCAGACGCTCCCGCTGATCGATTACTATCGGGAGCGGGGCGTCCTGGTGGAGATCGACGGGGAGCAGGATATCCCGTCGGTGTATCGGGATCTGTTGGCGGCGGTGCGGCAGGCAGTGTGA
- the rpsE gene encoding 30S ribosomal protein S5 — MPPRRDNRIEEEIEELDERVVDIKRTAKVVKGGRRFSFRAVVVVGDNKGRVGVGVGKARGVPEAVRKGSERARRSMKKVPLVGTTIPHEVLAEYGAAKVLLKPAAPGTGVIAGGGVRAVLEAAGVKDVLSKSLGSSNILNVVRATLAGLEQLKDPEVEAQRRGRPLEEVLPFWMREKR, encoded by the coding sequence ATGCCACCCAGAAGAGATAATCGGATCGAAGAAGAGATCGAAGAGCTGGACGAGCGCGTGGTCGACATCAAGCGCACGGCCAAGGTGGTGAAGGGCGGCCGTCGGTTCAGCTTCCGGGCGGTCGTTGTCGTGGGCGATAACAAGGGTCGCGTCGGCGTGGGCGTCGGGAAGGCGCGCGGCGTCCCGGAGGCGGTCCGCAAGGGCAGCGAGCGCGCCCGACGCTCCATGAAGAAGGTCCCGCTGGTCGGCACCACGATCCCGCATGAGGTCCTGGCGGAGTACGGCGCGGCGAAGGTCCTGCTCAAGCCGGCCGCTCCGGGCACCGGCGTCATCGCGGGAGGTGGCGTGCGCGCCGTGTTGGAGGCCGCTGGCGTGAAGGACGTGCTGTCCAAGTCTCTCGGCAGCTCCAACATCCTGAACGTGGTGCGGGCGACCCTGGCGGGTTTGGAGCAGCTGAAGGATCCCGAGGTGGAGGCTCAGCGCCGAGGCCGTCCGTTGGAAGAGGTGTTGCCATTCTGGATGCGGGAGAAGCGGTAA
- the secY gene encoding preprotein translocase subunit SecY — MLEAVRNAFRLPDLRNKILITFLILVIYRLAAHVPLPGVNTTALRQLFESNQLLGLLDMFSGGAMSNFSIMAMGVYPYITASIIIQLLLPIIPQLEELAKEGEQGRNKINQYTTWLTVPLAALSAFGQSTLLQRQGILTDFGLTTYPLPTIATVISLTAGTMFAMWLGELITEQGIGNGVSIIIFGGIVARVPQRVGQLLLSNPTALITFVILTAITVVGIVFVQEGQRRIPVQYGKRVRAMRGNRLRMVGGQSTHVPLRVNSAGMIPLIFAQSILLFPGTVASYFQRASNEWVARIATGIADFFNPQGSWYWIIYFFMVVGFTYFYTDVIFRQQNLAETLQRQGGFIPGIRPGKRTEEYLNGVLSRITFVGAVFLGVVAILPWIARDITETQTLLITSTGLLIVVGVVLDTMKQLEAQLLMRHYEGFIR; from the coding sequence ATGCTCGAGGCCGTGCGAAATGCCTTTCGCCTGCCTGATCTGCGCAATAAAATCCTGATCACGTTCCTGATTCTGGTGATCTATCGACTGGCCGCCCACGTGCCGTTGCCCGGGGTGAACACGACGGCTTTGCGGCAGCTCTTTGAGAGCAACCAGCTGCTGGGCCTGTTGGACATGTTCTCCGGCGGGGCCATGTCCAACTTCTCCATCATGGCGATGGGCGTGTACCCGTACATCACGGCCTCGATCATCATCCAGCTGTTGTTGCCCATCATCCCGCAGCTGGAGGAGCTGGCCAAGGAGGGGGAGCAGGGTCGGAATAAGATCAACCAGTACACGACCTGGCTGACGGTTCCCCTGGCGGCGCTCTCGGCCTTCGGTCAATCCACCCTGTTACAGCGACAGGGCATCCTGACCGACTTTGGGTTGACCACGTACCCGCTGCCCACCATCGCCACCGTGATCTCGTTGACCGCGGGGACGATGTTCGCCATGTGGTTGGGCGAGCTGATCACCGAGCAGGGGATCGGGAACGGCGTCTCGATCATCATCTTCGGTGGGATCGTGGCCCGGGTCCCGCAGCGGGTGGGACAGCTCCTGTTGAGCAACCCGACGGCCCTGATCACCTTCGTCATCCTGACGGCCATCACGGTGGTGGGGATCGTGTTCGTGCAGGAGGGCCAGCGGCGGATCCCGGTGCAGTATGGGAAGCGGGTGCGGGCCATGCGTGGCAATCGGCTGCGGATGGTGGGAGGACAGAGCACGCACGTCCCGTTGCGGGTGAACTCGGCGGGCATGATCCCGCTCATCTTCGCCCAGAGCATCCTGCTCTTCCCGGGCACCGTCGCCAGCTACTTCCAGCGGGCGTCCAACGAGTGGGTGGCGCGTATCGCGACGGGGATTGCGGACTTCTTCAACCCGCAGGGGTCGTGGTATTGGATCATCTATTTCTTCATGGTGGTCGGATTCACCTACTTCTACACGGACGTGATCTTCCGCCAGCAGAACCTGGCGGAGACATTGCAACGCCAGGGCGGCTTCATCCCGGGCATCCGGCCGGGGAAGCGCACGGAGGAGTACCTGAACGGCGTGCTCTCTCGCATCACGTTCGTGGGGGCCGTGTTCCTGGGCGTGGTGGCGATCCTGCCCTGGATCGCCCGGGATATCACGGAGACGCAGACGCTGCTGATCACCAGCACCGGCCTGCTCATCGTCGTGGGTGTTGTGCTGGATACGATGAAACAGCTGGAGGCGCAGCTCTTGATGCGCCATTATGAGGGGTTCATCCGGTAG